The following proteins come from a genomic window of Alnus glutinosa chromosome 10, dhAlnGlut1.1, whole genome shotgun sequence:
- the LOC133879653 gene encoding nuclear transport factor 2-like, translating to MASSEQEVSAAAYPPAADIVGNAFVHQYYLILHQSPELVHRFYQDISKLGRPEENGAMSFTTTMQAINEKILSLHYCDLSAEILTVDAQDSFNGGVLVLVTGYLTGKDSLRRKFSQSFFLAPQDKGYFVLNDVFRYVDEGKQGLVNDVETPPSPDLEPSSVEQNHISEPATADHISEPATAAPEDVDGEEVYNPPEKVEDSIEEEEAPIAEVVDQISDDWQIVVEPNSKMEEVPKKSYASIVKVLKENAAPFSTQTLAPRKSVPKTQEQPVTAGPPLAPVSEMLVPSTNANENSSNKESEADGHSIYIKGLPVNATPSILENEFKKFGPIKSGGIQVRSQKGFCFGFVEFEDASAVQCAIEASPIAINGRQAVVEEKRSTSRGNNSKGRFSSGRTVGFRNEGPRGRGNGNYGGGRGYGRADFNGRAEFGNRSGNRGGFSSRGGDGYQRTDQMGSNGGRVNRAGGLTVNATARAIAPRIPATA from the exons ATGGCATCTTCAGAACAGGAAGTCTCAGCTGCAGCTTACCCTCCTGCTGCTGATATT GTTGGCAATGCCTTCGTTCACCAGTATTACCTTATCTTGCATCAATCCCCCGAGCTTGTTCATCGATTTTACCAGGATATTAGTAAGCTTGGTCGTCCTGAAGAAAATGGGGCCATGAGCTTTACAACCACTATGCAA GCAATCAATGAGAAGATACTCTCTCTTCATTATTGCGACCTCAGTGCAGAAATCTTAACCGTGGATGCACAAGATTCTTTCAATGGGGGAGTTCTTGTTCTTGTGACTGGGTATTTGACTGGAAAGGACAGTTTGAGGCGTAAATTTAGTCAGAGTTTCTTCCTGGCGCCTCAAGACAAAGGCTACTTTGTTCTGAATGATGTTTTTAGATATGTTGATGAGGGGAAGCAGGGTTTGGTTAATGATGTTGAAACACCTCCTAGTCCTGACCTTG AGCCTTCTTCTGTCGAGCAGAACCATATTTCTGAGCCAGCAACTGCAGACCATATTTCTGAACCAGCAACTGCAGCGCCAGAGGACGTTGATGGGGAGGAAGTGTATAATCCTCCTGAGAAAGTAGAAGATTCGATTGAAGAGGAGGAAGCACCCATTGCTGAGGTTGTTGATCAAATTTCTGATGATTGGCAGATTGTGGTCGAACCTAACTCTAAAATGGAAGAGGTGCCAAAGAAGTCATATGCCTCTATT GTTAAGGTTTTGAAGGAGAATGCTGCTCCTTTTTCAACTCAAACTCTTGCTCCTCGGAAATCTGTTCCCAAGACCCAAGAACAACCAGTGACTGCTGGACCTCCTCTTGCCCCAGTATCTGAGATGCTGGTTCCCAGCACAAATGCGAATGAAAACAGCAGCAATAAGGAATCTGAAG CTGATGGTCATTCTATCTACATAAAAGGCCTCCCTGTGAATGCTACCCCTTCCATACTCGAGAATGAGTTCAAGAAGTTTGGACCAATTAAGAGTGGCGGTATTCAAGTTAGAAGCCAAAAG GGATTTTGTTTTGGCTTTGTGGAATTTGAGGATGCAAGTGCTGTGCAATGTGCAATCGAG GCTTCGCCCATCGCTATCAATGGACGCCAAGCAGTTGTTGAGGAAAAGAGGTCTACCAGCCGAG GTAACAACAGTAAGGGTCGATTTTCATCTGGAAGGACTGTTGGATTTAGGAATGAAGGACCAAGAGGGCGCGGAAACGGGAACTATGGAGGTGGCAGAGGCTATGGTCGTGCGGACTTTAATGGCAGGGCCGAGTTTGGAAACAGGAGTGGCAATCGAGGAGGATTTTCTAGCCGTGGAGGTGACGGATATCAAAGGACTGATCAGATGGGTAGCAATGGCGGCCGTGTGAATCGTGCTGGTGGATTAACCGTTAATGCAACAGCCAGAGCTATAGCACCTCGGATACCTGCTACTGCCTAA
- the LOC133879654 gene encoding nuclear transport factor 2-like produces the protein MASSEQEVSAAACPPAADFVGNAFVHQYYLILHQSPELVHQFYKDISKLGRPEENGAMSFTTTMQAINEKILSLHYCDLSTEILTVDAQDSFNGGVLVLVTGHLTGKDSLRRKFSQSFFLAPQDKGYFVLNDVFRYVDEGKQGLVNDVETPPSPDLEPSSVEQNHISEPATADHISEPATADHISGPATADHISGPATADHISEPATADHISEPATADHISEPATADHISEPATEPATADHISEPATADHISEPATAAPIDKKIKKNNNHSQYCCTYCNFTSNLEGG, from the exons ATGGCATCTTCAGAACAGGAAGTCTCAGCTGCAGCTTGTCCTCCTGCTGCTGATTTT GTTGGCAATGCCTTCGTTCACCAGTACTACCTTATCTTGCATCAATCCCCCGAGCTTGTTCATCAATTTTACAAGGATATTAGTAAGCTTGGTCGTCCTGAAGAAAATGGGGCCATGAGCTTTACAACCACTATGCAA GCAATCAATGAGAAGATACTCTCTCTTCATTATTGCGACCTCAGTACAGAAATCTTAACCGTGGATGCACAAGATTCTTTCAATGGGGGAGTTCTTGTTCTTGTGACTGGGCATTTGACTGGAAAGGACAGTTTGAGGCGTAAATTTAGTCAGAGTTTCTTCCTGGCGCCTCAAGACAAAGGCTACTTTGTTCTGAATGATGTTTTTAGATATGTTGATGAGGGGAAGCAGGGTTTGGTTAATGATGTTGAAACACCTCCTAGTCCTGACCTTG AGCCTTCTTCTGTCGAGCAGAACCATATTTCTGAGCCAGCAACTGCAGACCATATTTCTGAACCAGCAACTGCAGACCATATTTCTGGGCCAGCAACTGCAGACCATATTTCTGGGCCAGCAACTGCAGACCATATTTCTGAACCAGCAACTGCAGACCATATTTCTGAACCAGCAACTGCAGATCATATTTCTGAACCAGCAACTGCAGACCATATTTCTGAACCAGCAACTGAGCCAGCAACTGCAGACCATATTTCTGAGCCAGCAACTGCAGACCATATTTCTGAACCAGCAACTGCAGCgccaattgataaaaaaataaaaaagaacaataatCATTCTCAGTATTGTTGTACTTATTGTAACTTCACAAGTAACTTAGAGGGTGGATGA